From the genome of Syntrophorhabdaceae bacterium:
TGCGATTTTTATTATAATTATTTTTGCCAAACCTTTCAATCCATTTTAGCAAACCCTTTCCATCATGGGTTTTCTATCTAAACCTTTATTTTTTTCTTCTTTAATTGTATATTTCCAAAATGGGATCATGAGATGGATTTCAAGATTTTTATCTTGCATTGAAGGGTAGCTTTTGAATATGCCACATGAGAAATGGCTAAAAAGGGGGGGATTATGAAGGTATTTTTTTGGGGGACAAAGGGCTCTTTGCCTTCTTCATACAGACATGAAGAGATATATAAAAAGGTCTTTTTTGTCCTTAAGGAATCAACAAAATATCAAATCGATTCTGATGAAAAGATAGAAGCTTTTATAAGAGAACAACTCCCTTTTTATGTAAAAGCCAGTTACGGCACAAACACCTCCTGTATAGAGATCATAGGGGGAGATGAATTTGTGTTATGTGATGCTGGAACAGGCATCAGAGATTTCGGTAATAATCTTTTAAGAGAAAAGGCTGTCCATAAAGACAGAGAGCCTGATACATTCCATATATTCATCTCCCATGTCCATTGGGACCACATTCAAGGGTTCCCCTTTTTTACCCCTGCCTATATACCTGGAAACAGGGTAAATATATATAGTTTTCATGAGAATATAAAAGGCGCTTTTGAGATGCAGCAATCCCAGCCTTTTTTTCCTGTTCCATTGGAATATATGCAGAGTAATATAAATTTTATAGAACTTGAATCCGAAAAAGAATACATAATAGCAGGCATAAAAATAAAGGGAATAAAACAGGATCACCCCGGCGATTCTTATGGATATAGATTTGAAAAGGACGGAAAATCCATTGTATATTCCAGTGATTGTGAACACAGAGAGGGCCTGGAGAAAGAGGATTATATTTTTTTGGATTTCTTCAGAGATGCAGACCTTCTTATATTCGATAGCCAGTATTCACTCCTCGATGCCATATACACAAAAGAAAACTGGGGACATTCAAATAATATCATTGCTGTAGAGCTTAGCGTAAAGGCAGGGGTTAAGCACCTCTGTATGTTCCATAATGAGCCTACCTGTGATGATATGACTCTCTGGAATTTTCTTGAAGATACCAGGAAATATCTGAAGCTTTATGATCCATCATACTCCCTCACCATAGACCTTGCCTATGACGGCATGGAGGTGGAGATATAGGAATTTTAGAGTAATGGGCAAGGTGCAAATGCTAAAGAGCATAGACCGTCAACTATAGCAAAAATATAAAAGTTAAATAAAAACTCCATGAGTCTCAGAAAAAACTCATCGAAGAATGGCTCCCAATTGAAAAGGCCCTTCATGAGAACTTATCCATTGGACATTGGAAAGGCTCAAAAGGGAGTATGGAAAGCGCTTAATGTTAATATAGGTTGAACCTTTTTTGGAAGCATGTGATGGTAGGTAAGTATCTGTTATACATTGACCCTTTTTGGCTTGTCTGTTATTATAAATATCCTTGTAAAAAACTTTTGTAAAGGTCTCTGACCTGGGGCACATCCATGAGACCCTATTGGATAAAAACATTTAGGTTTTAAAAAAAACTGGAAAATATTAATATGTAAAAACTAAGCAAAATTTATTTTCGAATATTTTGAAGTTCTTAGCTGCTTATAGTGACAGGAAGTGTTATGAATAAAAGATATCTTCTCATACTTTTTCTAATGTCCTGGATTTTCTTTTTTTATGGGCTCGGTGATTATTCCCTGAAAGACCCTGATGAAGGAAGGTATGCAGAGATTCCAAGGGAGATGGTTGAATCAGGCGATTTAATCGTTCCAAGATTAAACTATGTAAGGTATTTTGAGAAACCCCCTCTTTTCTACTGGACCGTAGCTGGCTTTTACAGTGTTTTTGGCATAAATGAATGGTCATTCAGGATACCATGTGCACTATCTGCATTTTTCTTGGTGTTTTTATTATATGTTTTTTCTAAAAGGTGGTTTGGTGAAAAGATTGCCTTTTTTTCATCATTGATACTTGCCTCATCATTTGGTTTTTTTTCCATGGCAAGGATTGTTACCCTTGATATGTTCTTTACCCTCTGGTTATCATGCAGCCTATTTTCATTTTATGGTTTCTATAGAGAAAAGAAGCCATTTTATATATATCTATTTTATATCTGTCTTGCCCTGGCAACCCTCACAAAAGGTATAGTGGTTATTGTTTTGATGCTAATAACCATCTTTATCTTTTTATTAACAGAAAAAAAACTAAGTTTTCTGAAGGAAATAAAACCTTTAGGAGGCGCTGCAATCTATCTTGCCATAACCCTGCCCTGGTTTATTATTATCTCTGTCAAGGAGAGGGAATTTTTTTATTTCTTTTTTATTGATCAGCATTTTCTTAGATTCTTTACATCAAAGCACAAACGCACAGGCAATATACTATACTTCTTTCCTGTGCTATTCGGGGGTCTATTCCCATGGTCATTTTTTCTTCCCAGGGCTATTTTGAATCTGTGGAAGAGAGAAGGGCTAAGGCTTTTTTTAATCTGGTCTTTTGTGGTCTTTGCTTTTTTTAGCGTTTCTGGATCAAAGCTCCTTCCTTATATATTGCCTATATTTCCATCCCTCGCCCTGATTATTGGCACTTTATTTGGAGAAAGAGATGTATCGCAGGTCAACAAAAGATGGGAACTGATCCCTTACTGCCTTTTTTTTGCAGCCATATCTTCCATACCCTTTTTATTGAGGTCAGAATCATTTTACAGTTGGGCAATAGAAATAACAGGTGATACAAATCGTGTAATTGCTGAATTTAAATACTTTTTTATTGCCACATCAATATTATCTATTCTTGTTTTAATTTTGATGATTTTTTTTAATTTTTCAAAAAATTTCAGAAAGGTGCTCTTTCTATTATCAGGTTTTTCTTTTTTATTTGTGTGCGGCCTTATGTTTCATATTCATACCCTTGATAAACTCAATACCACAAAAAATATTGCCATGGTAATTAATAAACAAAAGTCACCAGGTGATATGATTATAAATTATGGTAGCCTTGATCAGACGCTTATGTTCTATACAAAGCAGAGGAT
Proteins encoded in this window:
- a CDS encoding glycosyltransferase family 39 protein, coding for MNKRYLLILFLMSWIFFFYGLGDYSLKDPDEGRYAEIPREMVESGDLIVPRLNYVRYFEKPPLFYWTVAGFYSVFGINEWSFRIPCALSAFFLVFLLYVFSKRWFGEKIAFFSSLILASSFGFFSMARIVTLDMFFTLWLSCSLFSFYGFYREKKPFYIYLFYICLALATLTKGIVVIVLMLITIFIFLLTEKKLSFLKEIKPLGGAAIYLAITLPWFIIISVKEREFFYFFFIDQHFLRFFTSKHKRTGNILYFFPVLFGGLFPWSFFLPRAILNLWKREGLRLFLIWSFVVFAFFSVSGSKLLPYILPIFPSLALIIGTLFGERDVSQVNKRWELIPYCLFFAAISSIPFLLRSESFYSWAIEITGDTNRVIAEFKYFFIATSILSILVLILMIFFNFSKNFRKVLFLLSGFSFLFVCGLMFHIHTLDKLNTTKNIAMVINKQKSPGDMIINYGSLDQTLMFYTKQRIIIASYTGELDMGAKYDDARGYFISEEEFLRIARSDIKAFFVVKEKKLIYLKDRLFKGLRLIACMDDRCLFTNH
- a CDS encoding MBL fold metallo-hydrolase; translation: MKVFFWGTKGSLPSSYRHEEIYKKVFFVLKESTKYQIDSDEKIEAFIREQLPFYVKASYGTNTSCIEIIGGDEFVLCDAGTGIRDFGNNLLREKAVHKDREPDTFHIFISHVHWDHIQGFPFFTPAYIPGNRVNIYSFHENIKGAFEMQQSQPFFPVPLEYMQSNINFIELESEKEYIIAGIKIKGIKQDHPGDSYGYRFEKDGKSIVYSSDCEHREGLEKEDYIFLDFFRDADLLIFDSQYSLLDAIYTKENWGHSNNIIAVELSVKAGVKHLCMFHNEPTCDDMTLWNFLEDTRKYLKLYDPSYSLTIDLAYDGMEVEI